One genomic window of Methanosphaera sp. ISO3-F5 includes the following:
- a CDS encoding methanogenesis marker 8 protein yields MTKDKHVIEALGKAEVTIEDGKITSIGEPVVDYCSIFEKYQDNGNLTKEFIKNNINKRIWEFGMCTPKRSIKVEDVMSFGISETLRTNMKEGKIGCVVGACDGVGTLLMTDPDNVQGVGGRVSALISTTPIPEVIEKVGKHNVLNPETAELNPIKGLKMAINRGYKNIAITIIPSTIIKEIREYPVDEDVNIYILVAHTTNVTKEEAEMLFDYADVISGCASRNIRIVAEERKPYYSGKKVPLYAPTSAGRKMLDLRLKHIGKELTTRNYPQDFSKSPKPLI; encoded by the coding sequence ATGACAAAAGATAAACACGTAATAGAAGCCCTAGGCAAAGCTGAAGTAACAATAGAAGACGGAAAAATAACAAGTATAGGAGAACCAGTAGTAGATTACTGTTCAATATTTGAAAAATATCAAGACAACGGAAACCTGACAAAAGAATTCATCAAAAACAACATAAATAAAAGAATCTGGGAATTCGGAATGTGCACACCAAAACGTTCAATAAAAGTAGAAGATGTTATGAGCTTCGGAATAAGTGAAACACTACGAACAAACATGAAAGAAGGAAAAATAGGCTGCGTCGTAGGAGCATGCGATGGAGTAGGAACACTACTAATGACAGACCCCGACAATGTACAAGGAGTAGGAGGAAGAGTATCAGCACTAATAAGCACCACACCAATACCAGAAGTCATAGAAAAAGTAGGAAAACACAACGTATTAAACCCCGAAACCGCAGAACTAAACCCAATAAAAGGATTAAAAATGGCAATAAACAGGGGATATAAAAACATAGCAATAACAATCATACCCTCCACGATAATAAAAGAAATCAGAGAATACCCTGTAGATGAAGACGTGAACATTTACATCCTAGTAGCACACACCACCAACGTAACAAAAGAAGAAGCCGAAATGCTATTCGACTACGCAGATGTCATAAGTGGCTGTGCATCAAGAAATATTAGAATAGTAGCAGAGGAACGTAAACCATACTACTCCGGAAAAAAAGTACCATTATATGCACCAACAAGTGCTGGAAGAAAGATGCTTGATCTTCGACTAAAACACATAGGCAAAGAATTAACTACGAGAAATTATCCACAGGACTTCAGTAAAAGTCCCAAACCACTAATATAA
- the ltrA gene encoding group II intron reverse transcriptase/maturase yields MSKDVYADLSQNSILEDAKQNESDYTSEWNSIPWQKIERSIYKLQCDIACAEIRKEYSKAKQLQRLLLNKDSTILYGIRRATILNSGRRTPGIDGMVLRSHPERMALYYKLKSMKLKEYEPLPVRRVYIRKSNGKMRPLGIPTIIDRVYQTVVNLALEPRVEVGFEPTSYGFRPMRNAGHAIARIHQFTKRGNRSWVFEGDFKSCFDTLDHDWILKQLGNFPAKNIIDKWLKAGYVHNDMFDLTDTGTPQGGIISPTLANIALTGLDEALGVTYKKEKARNTFTYRNQSRYAMIRYADDFVVLCRTKEDAEEVYSLIEPYLKERGLKLAEDKTHITPLNKGFDFLGFNIREYPTQNGIKVLSKPAKDRIKRLKSKIRELFLKYRSSGNIDELIGKLNSLIIGTANYWKQTVAHKAFNDIDDYVWKLTYRYLRRQHPNKSWDWIKDRYFKEDYYHKHDDNYILTSPENPNIQLVKMKWVHIHYAHIIKYNCNPYDPEYKDYIRKAFKKTPFECLYNKGN; encoded by the coding sequence ATTTGAGCCAAAATTCTATTTTGGAGGATGCTAAACAGAATGAGTCCGATTATACTAGCGAATGGAATTCTATTCCATGGCAGAAAATTGAACGGAGCATTTATAAGTTACAATGTGATATAGCTTGTGCCGAAATCAGAAAAGAATACAGTAAAGCCAAACAATTACAAAGATTATTGTTAAATAAGGATTCCACAATTCTGTATGGTATTCGAAGGGCTACAATTTTAAATAGTGGCCGTAGAACACCTGGAATCGATGGGATGGTGCTTAGGTCTCATCCTGAGAGAATGGCTTTATACTATAAGCTTAAATCTATGAAATTAAAGGAATATGAACCTTTACCAGTGCGTAGGGTTTACATTCGTAAATCAAATGGTAAAATGCGACCGTTGGGTATACCGACAATCATTGATCGTGTGTATCAGACTGTCGTTAATCTTGCCCTTGAACCACGTGTAGAGGTGGGTTTTGAACCAACAAGTTATGGTTTTAGACCAATGCGCAATGCAGGACATGCAATCGCACGCATACACCAATTCACAAAAAGAGGTAATCGGTCTTGGGTATTTGAAGGTGATTTCAAGTCATGTTTTGATACTCTTGACCATGACTGGATATTAAAGCAGTTGGGAAATTTCCCTGCTAAGAATATCATAGATAAATGGCTTAAAGCAGGTTACGTACATAATGACATGTTTGATTTAACCGATACGGGTACGCCACAAGGTGGAATAATCTCGCCAACACTGGCAAACATAGCCCTAACAGGACTAGATGAAGCATTAGGAGTAACCTACAAGAAAGAAAAAGCTAGAAACACATTCACTTATCGTAATCAGTCAAGATATGCTATGATACGCTATGCAGACGATTTTGTAGTACTATGTAGAACAAAAGAAGATGCAGAAGAAGTATACTCTTTGATTGAACCATACCTCAAAGAACGTGGTCTTAAATTAGCAGAGGATAAAACACATATAACACCATTAAATAAGGGTTTTGATTTTCTCGGATTTAACATCAGAGAATACCCAACACAAAATGGTATTAAAGTGCTTAGTAAACCTGCTAAGGACAGGATTAAAAGACTCAAAAGTAAGATACGAGAATTGTTTCTAAAATATCGTAGTAGTGGAAACATTGACGAGCTAATTGGAAAACTGAACAGTCTAATAATCGGCACTGCCAATTACTGGAAACAAACAGTAGCCCACAAAGCGTTCAACGACATTGATGACTACGTTTGGAAATTAACATATCGATATCTTCGTAGACAACATCCTAACAAGTCATGGGATTGGATTAAAGATAGGTACTTCAAAGAAGATTATTATCATAAACATGATGATAATTATATACTTACTAGTCCAGAAAATCCTAACATACAACTTGTTAAGATGAAATGGGTACATATACACTATGCACACATAATCAAATACAATTGCAATCCTTATGACCCTGAATATAAGGATTACATAAGGAAAGCTTTTAAGAAAACACCATTTGAATGTCTTTACAACAAAGGCAATTAA
- a CDS encoding helix-turn-helix domain-containing protein: MKTIRDYDDNCPIDDTLKLISKKWVIFIIRDMFLGKTQFSEFLEEKTLSTRVLTDTLKFMENNNLIKKEDKEYSLTQKGYNLNRILYNMLEYGLDEVNSGNLNDKQKEELKKDYQKILKIDYE; the protein is encoded by the coding sequence ATGAAAACAATCAGAGATTATGATGATAACTGTCCCATTGATGATACATTAAAGTTAATCTCTAAAAAGTGGGTGATTTTCATTATACGGGATATGTTCCTAGGTAAAACTCAGTTTAGTGAATTTCTTGAAGAAAAAACGTTAAGTACAAGAGTACTGACGGATACCTTGAAGTTTATGGAAAACAATAATCTTATCAAGAAAGAGGACAAAGAATATTCTTTGACTCAGAAAGGGTATAACTTAAACAGGATACTGTATAATATGTTGGAATATGGATTAGATGAGGTTAATAGTGGTAACTTAAATGATAAACAAAAGGAAGAACTTAAAAAGGATTATCAGAAAATCCTAAAGATAGACTATGAATGA
- a CDS encoding carboxypeptidase-like regulatory domain-containing protein: MTIHIDKNTFNKNQARKGSAIFLNETTRIRKEGKYTNNINNTITYITNNIFKQNKAKTIGPVIINKGKNTHMTNNTNMKKSNDSSTIHILQGTNTQIRSNTFQIPKIATKISINTIKQKTYKENMTITGKLTDKTGTILKNTKIKIKVNTKTYTVKTNNKGTYALKVVANKVGTNTVTVTYPENKYYKTITKKTTFKTFARATKITVNKISTTTKGKTVKITGKLTDNLKSPVMNSLVKIKINKKTVKIKTNKQGVYTYNYKTTVKGRNNVTITFPGSTNYKKTSTKTSFIVK; encoded by the coding sequence ATGACAATACATATTGACAAAAATACATTTAACAAAAACCAAGCCAGAAAAGGATCCGCAATATTCCTCAATGAAACAACAAGAATACGGAAAGAAGGAAAATACACAAACAATATAAACAATACAATAACATACATAACAAACAACATTTTTAAACAAAACAAAGCAAAAACAATAGGACCAGTAATAATAAACAAAGGAAAAAACACCCACATGACAAATAATACAAACATGAAAAAATCAAACGACTCCTCCACAATACACATACTACAAGGTACGAACACACAAATAAGATCAAACACGTTCCAAATACCAAAAATTGCAACAAAAATATCCATCAACACAATCAAACAGAAAACCTACAAAGAAAACATGACAATCACAGGAAAACTAACCGATAAGACAGGAACAATACTCAAAAACACTAAGATAAAAATAAAAGTAAACACTAAAACTTATACTGTAAAAACCAATAATAAGGGAACATATGCTCTAAAGGTAGTTGCTAACAAGGTAGGAACAAATACAGTGACAGTAACCTATCCTGAAAACAAGTACTACAAGACAATAACCAAGAAGACAACATTCAAAACCTTTGCAAGAGCAACCAAAATAACAGTCAACAAGATAAGCACAACCACCAAGGGCAAAACTGTTAAGATAACGGGTAAATTAACTGATAACCTTAAATCACCAGTCATGAATAGTCTAGTAAAAATAAAGATTAACAAGAAAACAGTTAAGATAAAGACCAACAAACAGGGTGTTTACACTTATAACTATAAAACAACAGTCAAGGGAAGAAATAATGTGACAATAACCTTCCCTGGAAGCACCAATTATAAAAAAACTAGTACTAAAACTAGTTTCATAGTAAAATAA